In a single window of the Magnolia sinica isolate HGM2019 chromosome 7, MsV1, whole genome shotgun sequence genome:
- the LOC131251902 gene encoding putative disease resistance protein RGA3: MAYPLVSIVAEKLNNLIQDEVALLVGVTDEIKKLSRTFTLIQAVLKDAETRRSKDEAVKIWLQNVKDVAYDVDDILDEWMIEALKSQAPDEGIGSSFSKKKVRSFLSSVTSFNHLKLRHKIGNRIKEVRGRLRDIAEEKNQLGLRADSGEGDRVDSELRRGEIRERETSSLVNPLSVIGREGEKNEILDLLLQEVTEVPFVISIVGMGGLGKTTLAQLIYNDEDVKGHFDMRMWVCVSEDFDVKRITKSIIESVDGSNRDHLDLDPLQHLLSGMLQAKRFLLVLDDVWSKDSEKWEKLRLPLQAGASGSRIIVTTRLEDVAGIMGSTDHMHKLAALSDEDCWLLFRSKALEHRSAEECSELEEIGRQIVKKCGGVPLAAKTIGSVMHSRRTRGQWELVLRSEMWNSGNVFEGILPALLLSYYDLPPALKQCFAYCSVFPKDWVIGKDMIVNLWVAQGFICSISGSGDMEEIGELYFDDLLRRSLLQDAEINSDGSIVSCKMHDLVHDLAEYVAGSDCSVVEISKEASLNLNNVRHSFIVDNDEAGDEDHKLTSILATLHKAHKLRTLLLQDSRISKVPDKLFHHLRCLRALDFSSTDIKKLSKTVGQLKHIRYLDLSGTYIEELPEELSNCRNLQTLRLNCCRKLRKLPRGLRKMISLRHLEFEGSDDLRYLPEGIGRLTELRTLTEFIVGGDDQGCKCGELKHFNHLQGCLPIIGLQNVRSRDEASEAELHEKQQLHALSLEYDDEDAIPLDDEVKRMEDVLESLQPHTNLKRLNIEYYKGSKLPKWIGNPMFSNLINVNLCKCLKCKQLPGLGKLPSLKFLFIQGMVELKKVGGEFSGDEQNDGSGGGGVSFPKLETLFFCKMPNWEEWELRGGDGEVMPSLLELKIEDCPKLKALHCNLLPLPRNPILAHINNGALSGRHLPVLPNLNRLKISGIHELTSLLGDWLGQLRALHTLEISSCPQLKSLPEELGQLKALQNLEIRCCPQLKSLPEELGQLKALQNLEIFNCPQLKSLPKELGQLKALQNLEIFNCPQLKSLPEDGTTQSPPKSTDL, encoded by the coding sequence atggcTTATCCGCTGGTCTCGATCGTAGCAGAGAAGTTGAATAACCTCATCCAAGATGAGGTAGCTTTGTTGGTGGGTGTCACCGACGAGATCAAAAAGCTTTCCCGTACGTTCACCTTAATCCAAGCTGTGCTTAAAGATGCTGAAACTCGGCGATCGAAGGACGAAGCTGTGAAGATCTGGTTGCAGAATGTCAAAGATGTGGCCTATGATGTAGATGACATACTAGATGAATGGATGATAGAAGCTCTCAAATCACAAGCACCCGATGAAGGTATTGGGTCCTCTTTCAGCAAGAAGAAGGTAAGAAGCTTCCTCTCCTCTGTTACTAGCTTCAATCATCTCAAGTTACGCCACAAAATTGGGAATAGGATAAAGGAGGTGAGGGGTAGATTACGTGATATCGCTGAAGAGAAGAACCAATTGGGTCTTAGAGCAGATAGTGGGGAGGGTGATAGAGTGGATAGTGAATTGAGGCGGGGTGAGATCAGAGAGCGAGAGACAAGCTCCCTAGTCAACCCACTGTCAGTGATAGGTAGAGAAGGtgaaaaaaatgaaatcctaGACTTGCTGCTGCAGGAGGTAACTGAGGTGCCCTTTGTCATTTCTATCGTTGGAATGGGGGGATTGGGCAAGACCACCCTTGCTCAGCTCATCTACAACGATGAAGATGTCAAGGGGCATTTTGACATGAGAATGTGGGTTTGTGTTTCAGAAGATTTTGATGTGAAACGAATTACAAAATCAATCATAGAATCTGTAGACGGATCTAATCGTGATCATCTAGATCTAGACCCTTTGCAACATCTCCTCAGTGGTATGTTGCAAGCAAAGCGATTCTTGCTGGTGCTTGATGACGTTTGGAGCAAAGACAGCGAGAAATGGGAGAAGCTGAGACTTCCCTTGCAAGCTGGTGCATCCGGGAGTCGAATCATTGTAACCACTCGTTTGGAAGATGTTGCAGGCATCATGGGAAGCACTGATCACATGCACAAGCTGGCGGCATTATCCGATGAGGATTGCTGGCTATTGTTCAGAAGTAAAGCACTGGAGCATCGGAGTGCAGAAGAGTGTTCTGAGCTGGAAGAGATTGGTAGGCAAATCGTAAAGAAATGTGGAGGGGTGCCTCTCGCTGCAAAGACAATAGGGAGTGTCATGCACTCGAGAAGGACTAGAGGCCAGTGGGAGCTTGTCTTGCGAAGCGAGATGTGGAACTCAGGTAATGTCTTTGAAGGCATTTTACCAGCTTTGTTACTAAGTTACTATGATTTGCCTCCAGCTCTGAAGCAGTGCTTTGCATATTGCTCTGTCTTTCCAAAAGATTGGGTGATAGGAAAGGATATGATAGTCAATTTATGGGTGGCACAAGGTTTCATCTGCTCCATTAGTGGAAGTGGTGACATGGAGGAAATCGGTGAACTGTATTTTGATGATTTGCTAAGGCGCTCACTGCTCCAAGATGCAGAAATCAATAGTGATGGCAGCATAGTCTCttgcaagatgcatgatttagttcatgATCTAGCAGAGTATGTTGCAGGAAGTGATTGTTCAGTGGTGGAGATTAGCAAGGAAGCCTCGTTAAACCTAAATAATGTCCGGCATTCTTTTATAGTTGACAATGACGAAGCTGGTGATGAAGATCATAAATTGACTTCCATTTTGGCCACCTTGCATAAGGCCCACAAGTTGCGGACGTTGCTACTACAAGACTCAAGAATCTCCAAGGTGCCAGACAAGTTATTTCATCATTTGAGATGCCTAAGAGCATTGGACTTCAGTAGCACTGACATCAAGAAATTGTCAAAGACAGTAGGACAGTTGAAACACATTAGATATCTTGATTTATCTGGCACATACATAGAGGAGTTGCCAGAGGAATTAAGTAATTGTAGAAATTTACAGACCTTGAGACTCAATTGCTGTCGGAAGCTAAGAAAACTGCCTAGAGGATTGAGGAAAATGATTAGCCTGAGACATCTGGAATTTGAAGGTTCAGATGATCTGAGGTACTTACCAGAGGGTATAGGGAGACTAACCGAGCTTCGGACGCTAACAGAGTTCATTGTGGGGGGTGACGACCAAGGTTGTAAATGTGGAGAACTGAAACACTTCAATCATCTTCAAGGTTGTCTTCCAATTATCGGCTTGCAAAATGTCAGGAGCAGGGACGAAGCTAGCGAGGCAGAACTGCATGAGAAGCAGCAACTTCATGCTCTATCCCTGGAGTATGATGATGAAGATGCTATACCgttggatgatgaggtgaagaggaTGGAGGATGTACTCGAAAGCCTTCAGCCCCACACAAACTTGAAACGGTTGAACATAGAGTATTACAAAGGTTCCAAGCTTCCCAAGTGGATAGGGAATCCAATGTTCTCCAATCTAATTAATGTGAATCTCTGTAAATGTCTCAAGTGTAAACAACTTCCAGGTCTTGGGAAACTACCGTCCCTTAAATTCCTTTTTATTCAGGGAATGGTAGAGTTGAAAAAAGTGGGCGGTGAATTTAGTGGGGATGAGCAAAATGATggaagtggtggtggtggtgtctCATTCCCCAAGCTGGAGACCCTCTTTTTCTGTAAAATGCCAAATTGGGAGGAGTGGGAATTGAGAGGTGGAGATGGAGAGGTTATGCCATCACTCCTTGAATTAAAAATAGAAGACTGCCCAAAGCTGAAGGCTTTGCACTGCAACCTTCTCCCTCTCCCCCGAAACCCGATTTTAGCCCATATTAACAATGGGGCGTTATCAGGACGGCACTTACCTGTGCTCCCCAACCTTAACCGTTTGAAGATTAGTGGGATTCATGAGCTGACGTCACTACTTGGTGATTGGTTGGGACAACTAAGAGCCCTCCATACTCTGGAGATCTCCAGTTGTCCACAGTTGAAGTCTCTACCAGAggagttgggacaactcaaagccctccaaaATCTGGAGATACGGTGTTGTCCACAGTTGAAGTCTCTACCAGAggagttgggacaactcaaagccctccaaaATCTGGAGATATTCAATTGTCCACAGTTGAAGTCTCTACCAAAggagttgggacaactcaaagccctccaaaATCTGGAGATATTCAATTGTCCACAGTTGAAGTCTCTACCAGAGGAtgggacaactcaaagccctccaaaATCTACGGATCTATGA